The genome window gatattttaaaatagttttcaaTGTTATTTGTTGAGTTACAATCCagaaatatataatttaagtaTGTTCCGTAAAGGGTTTGTTAATGGGAAAAGAAAGGTTTAtgtattttaaagtatttaCGAATCGgttgtataactattatcaggcAATTTCGAAGCATCTAAACTGAAAAGCCACAGGTATCCCCGTAAACTCTCAATATGTCAACAGTTTAACTattgttattaaaataatttttaaaactattcctCTACCAAGTGACTGGTTAAATAAGTCCACTATACAACCAGTATAACCAGCTGCGAGAAAACGAAACCTAACTATTAACATGGATGCAAtgcaaactcatcaggggtgaaagtgacaagatgcGAGCTCGAGTTATATGCTGcagtttaaaatgaaaacgtaCAATATAGATCTTTGTTATCAGATATATTTTGTTCATACATAAACACAAATTGACGCAGCCCgtgttaatgttttaaatctattaaatcgGAAAACAAGAAATACAAACAACAACCAAAACCTAAATGGGCTGTAATGAAACATCTCCTATAAAATCAAAccaaaataaaagataaaatcaaaattattttaaaaacagaagaTAACTTAAGGAATGACAAATTTtccattcattttatttaaaaagcacagcattaattatttataaatgtatttaaatttcaATTATATCTCTAATTTTACACAAATATTTAAAGTACATTCAGTGTTGTATTTCAAAGCAATTAGTAGTAACTGTCTAAAGACGCTTTAGTGTTTGTTGGTGTTTTGCCTACAttttctttacataaaaattatcCCAGCTTTAGCTATAAGCTTGATTTACCATTATGAAATGCAGGAAATgcaaaaagcaaaataaattaGTGTCAAGTCTTTCTTCAATCAAAATCCAAGGTTATAATTAGCCTTGATAAAACAATTGAGGTATTTCAACATCAAAGAATTACAGACAAGTCTAGTAATTTAGACTACATGGGTTTTTAGGAATATCAGTTTTCTCCTGATTTCCACATCATTGAattttttgcattacatttcACTGTGGAAGACTACAGGTGCACTTTCAGTTCAGTGTGTAGTTACATATAAAGAAATCATACATAATGAGAAAGGCCTCTTATGATATAGCACATGACTTGACTTGTAAAACTAGACTTGTAAAAGCttaatctatatatatatatattttttttttcggaAAAAACAAATACTTCATTGGACAAGGTTAAAAAAAGTAAGACAGGTAAAACCAATTGTAATCCACTAATTTGCTCACATCCCCACCCAACACTTTCCTCTCATGGTGCGTTCataccagacgcggaagaggcggcaagcacgagtgatttagacgttaaagggatagttcacccaaaaatgaaaattctgtcatctttactcatcctcatgttgttttaaatctgtatgaatttattttttctgatgaacacaaaataagatattttaagaaatgatggtaaacacacatcATAGTGTCCATGaaatggtgacagaattttcatttctgggtgaacaatccctttaagtcaatgcaaggacgtgaataggcatcctgcgacGAGGTTTTACTTTActcaaagaaatgttttttcaaGTATGTGTACTTTATCAGtgtgtttttttgtcttttactTCACTTCATTCTGATGCATAACTTTATACTTTTTACTCGACTATCaagttaaatacattaaaatctaGTACTAACTtgtgtataattttatatttacttgagtaaaatacTCAAGTACTAGATTTTTTATGTAACTTAGTATTAAAAGATATTTATTGTGAAATGTAGTGGAATAAAAAGTTTGAtattatgctttaaaatgtattaaagtaaaagaaaaacaccCTGATAAAGTGCagatacttaaaaaaatttactttaataaagtaaaatacttGAGTACTTCGCAGCGAATGGCGTGGCATGAATTGCACGTTGCCGTGTGATccacgcgagttgaaaaatctgaactttgccgGGTTttcgcgccacgttaaccaatcaggagcttgctctagcagtgatgtgattacaggaagcgagcggaagcagataaacaaaacaacaatgaagGACAATCATCATCGCTACACAAGACATCTTTGTACTTTTACAGGTATTAAAGGGATCTTGTTTgaaagaaagtgagtgaggattCTAGACtagaatgactagaatttcacgcgcgtgaagcgaataaactcaaaatgttcaagcgtccaactacccgcaaatagcgcgtttttgccgacTCTtttgcgtctggtgtgaacgcacagtcaTCCCTCTACTGAACTAtccaaataaaggcaaaaaagctcctaaaatataactttaaataaaaaatggtcTTTTTGCATGTTCTTCCATTGATTGGGGTCTTTCGATGCCTTCTTATTTCTTCCTAAAATGTATTGTCTGCTACAAATGAATCCCTTTACATGACGTCAAGTACAAAGTTACGGATGACATCAACAGCTCGAGAGTCAAACCCACAGACGTCCAACATGCCACGATCTTCAGGGTCAGCAATGGACAGGCTTTTGGCTATCATTCCACACACAATAAGTTTGGAAAATACACcacttttctaaaaaaaaagataaagcaCAGTGACCATTTTGAGACATTGTCTTCAAAGTGTAGAAAGTAATCTCTATAATATCATTACGGTACTAACTAATAATCTAGCAGTGCTTCCCAAACTGTGGGCCACGGCCCCCCATTGGGTTGTCGCAGTACTGCAGGGGGGCCTTGGCTAGGGtaaatcaaaatattaaaataattaatatattctaaTTGTTCTGAAATGTGATTTTCCCCTCCCTATTACATAAACATAAACCATATAAAATTGTTCTATTACAGTGAGGTGAGATACATtgcttgtattttttttaaacatagttATGTAATTCATTGCAATAGATTTGTGAACTATATAGCTTCTGCTACCCACTTTGCATTATAATTGTAATTAGTATGCAGAAAGTATGTATTGTTATGGATTTATAATGAATGTTCATCTCATCTTTCACCAGAACAGTGAAACGGGGGGAGGAGGGGTGGTGGTCGTTTTGCTATGTTTTGGGGGGGCCTTACCACTCTGAAGTTTGGGAAGCTCTGATCTACAGTAAATGTAAAACACATTAACCCTTGAGAAAACCCATCATTCCTGCTATCTCTAAAGGAGCACCTACTTGTCTATATGCCTTAAGTGTCTCTGCTGGATTTTCCCTCCCACAGATTTGATTATTggtaaaaatgataaaaacatcCACAGTTTTTTCATGTTCTGAGGCCCAGGTGATGGGTAATGCACAGTCTGTGCTACCACCAGGTGTCTAGAGAAAAGCAAAATCAAATAACTGAATCATTTATGGACAAGGTTAGATAACAATAATCTGATTGTGGGAATGTGATTGAAGATCTTACCTTAATGAACTGTGTTGCAACCTGCATTAGTGTCAAATCAGATGATATAACACAGGGAACCAAAGACCCATCAGAGAAGTTCACAACCTGTGTGTCTGCTTCTGTCTGCGATAATACCTGAAATAAACAtctgttttatttttgcttgtcccaccaaaatctttaaaaaaaaaaagtaagcatttactgtatttacatCACTTTTGCTGGCGTCTTTTTCATACTGCAACTATGTGTCTCTTTATCGCAGTATGTTTACAAGTCCAGAGCATCGCATTAGAAAAAGAATGTAACAGGAATGTAAAATATGTCGTTGGCGAACTCCAACAGCCACACAGACTTCCTCCCAAGACAACAGCATTAGCTTCTTTAGAGTAGCACTGACTTCATTGTTACTGAACTGGTTTAGAGAAAGTGTAACACAAGGATTTGGCACAGTATGTACAGTAGTTGTTTATTCTTACCATGCACATTGCTGTTGCTATTGCCACAGTATTGATGGAGCTGCCATGGGCCACACTGCTCAGAGAGGAACTTATATCGACAGCCAACAAAAACCGCTTGCCTGTGGGCTCCACAGTCTTGGGACAAAAACAGTCACAGGTTAACATCAGAATTTGGTGTCTTAATTTACTCTGTGGATGCATGTTCATAGTGCGACTCACTGAAATACTTTTGCAGAAGGCACACTCCATGGATTCAACAATGTCTCTTTCTGGCTCCCATTTCAGTTTGCCACGCTTCCCATGACCCCGTTTATAGTTTTCAGATGCCACGAGAACGTTAAATGGGTGAGTTTTTGCCTGAAAgaaataacaacaaaacatgGAAAACATCAATGCTTACTGTAGTTCTGGCATTCAATAACCTTTcacatttcatttaaaacaaaaacttatccctaaggggcagtttcctggacagggtttagattaatccagatctaggccttagttatattaattAGGACATTTCAAATatcagtaaaaaaaatacagtgtgcatcttgtgacaaaacaatggtcACTGATATAATTTAAGGTggggtgcacgatttttgagagatgctttggaaaagggagtcgggccaagtaccaaaacacacttgtagccaatcaacaGTAAGGGGAATGACTACttaccgacatcgttgcctgagttgcgtatgtgtggggcgggtctatcaaaagaaggtttAGATTCTcctggggtaggggcgtgtttgtttaggtgatttcaaatgtcaacattggctttcagagatcatgcaccccgcctttaaaataactcattcaccgccagcattttttttttaattttcacagaagtttaaaaaaaacttccaggaaaattttcttctaaaaatatataaacaaacaaatatttcaaatgaaagaacagaccctctgctttcaaacaaacaaaacgaaaaaaaaaaaaactttcttcctatctatattttttctctgcttataccTCTTagatatgggtatttttcttacaattgcaaaaaaagctgaaataattgcatttttgtaaaggatttttttttagaaatcagattcagaacgattttCAAAACATAAACGcaatgtaaaattaataaatatttctaaatttttaaaaatttatattaaaatttttgcttcagttttttataaaaatgttataaattaGGGACGTGGGCCATCTAATGGATAATCGCAGTAACAAACCTCATCAgtaacacttttttatgcaaatgttttctcttaaatgacgagatatctcgtcaatggcagggaaggAGTTAAGGCAGTTGAAAAAGGCATTTTTGTCTGGGGCTAGGAATAGCCCGGTCATGGAAACCACCCTTAAAAGTTTATATTATTTACTCTTAAATAAAAAAGCCATATATTACATAATTGTaacctgggtttccccatgcttcCTTGCGCGCacatttattcacgctgcaagtctagcatggaaactatgacccttttttgcccctgaaatagggaaccaatcacaaaatggggagggggcagcaagacgatgacgacgtgtatgcgacacaccgaagcagttttgttatttgttataacaCGGCAACAGacgcgaagttacttttcaatgcagccttagatagtctTCCAAatagttttgaacgcaagtttttttttaaaagagcaacttttggtgttaaacaatttcatatccaagaaggatgtttggatatggcaagacatgataaccACAAAgctttataggaccaacctgctaggcattgTCATCgacgaagtacaattaacttaaaaatggtaagtggtatttattaatatcattgtcattatgcctgtactgtggttgtcaaagtgccactaaaatgtgttgcttTCGATACAATATacacagctaccggtttagttgcatagctttcagctgtgtgaaCACGAaccgataaaagttgtttacgtttgaattgatgtcgctctacatacgctatgagctacgtacagatgcatttgatagacattcgtagcgcccaataaacggctgTGGGAATttgtaaaccacgcctcaaatagagaaaatgagcatatgattcccagaccacgtctcattctctatgagactggtctggtgttcgCAAGGCTAACATAACTGAATACATTTAGTTAAATTTACATGGGATGAAAGTAAAGGGTGTTGCTAGATGTTACTATTGTCATCTTGTAGGGTGTTACTATAATCTTTGTATTGTCTTCAAAATGTTGTTGGAGCCTGACCTTCTTCAAAGCCTCCTCATCTTGAATCCTTTCACAAACAGCCGCAACTTCTGGACTTCCTGGTGCCAGAAATTTGTCTGCCGTTAACTTTCCCAAATTCTTCATTAAAACAACCACTGGCATCTCTTTCAGCAAAACTTTCCATACCTGAAAATGACCATGATGCACGATTATAAGACATCATAAAACAAGAAAGCCTAGCTTCAGACCTTCATTTAACACTGCAATGgctttgattctcttgttgGAAACAATGGGATCTCTAAGTTTATAATAACATCACACGGACAATGACATCATATCTACTTTGTTACTACACAACCTCCCAATAGCACATCAATACTTGCCCATTCAAAGACACGACCA of Misgurnus anguillicaudatus chromosome 2, ASM2758022v2, whole genome shotgun sequence contains these proteins:
- the ro60 gene encoding RNA-binding protein RO60; this encodes MDPASPPEQLSLVHEQVQNSLDRSVTAAVCLRRFLCYGSEGPTYTTKERALGIENALCLMQFIEGGRGCEVVEEVRRLNLEGHVLCSNPSLFALAVCSQHADCKTKQASLRVLKELCRSPAQLFAFVQYKKELKEGSGMWGRALRRAVTDWYNSQDGMSLAQAVTKCKHRVGWSHRDLLRLSHMKPTNDSVGLVCKYITKGWKAVQEAYGDKENSEDLQRVYAYLEAVEKAKHSTDELEIIHLIETHRLEKEQILTNHLKSKEVWKVLLKEMPVVVLMKNLGKLTADKFLAPGSPEVAAVCERIQDEEALKKAKTHPFNVLVASENYKRGHGKRGKLKWEPERDIVESMECAFCKSISTVEPTGKRFLLAVDISSSLSSVAHGSSINTVAIATAMCMVLSQTEADTQVVNFSDGSLVPCVISSDLTLMQVATQFIKTPGGSTDCALPITWASEHEKTVDVFIIFTNNQICGRENPAETLKAYRQKSGVFSKLIVCGMIAKSLSIADPEDRGMLDVCGFDSRAVDVIRNFVLDVM